A window of the Pseudoalteromonas sp. A25 genome harbors these coding sequences:
- a CDS encoding mechanosensitive ion channel family protein gives MIEQEIKQVEHYFNLIRDYLVTYSMQVVGAILILILGLWLSNRISKMVEALMQRHNIDVTLTNFISNVVKVLLIIMFVIIALGKVGISVTPFVAAIGAASLGAGLALQGMLSNYGSGLAIIATRPFIVGDTIQIKGVSGQVKQIELGHTVLINEEKVEITIPNKHIVGEILHNSFEYSLVKGEIGIAYHSDSDEAINEIVNVIVANEKVAQSPQPQVGIEQFADSAVIISYRYWVPTTQIIETKLAINKQVYRAIKMANIDIPFPQRVVTLKNEQ, from the coding sequence GTGATAGAGCAAGAAATTAAACAAGTTGAACATTACTTTAATCTAATAAGAGACTATTTAGTTACCTACAGCATGCAAGTGGTTGGTGCCATACTAATCCTCATTTTAGGTCTTTGGTTGTCTAATCGAATATCTAAAATGGTTGAAGCGCTTATGCAGCGCCATAACATTGATGTGACACTCACAAATTTTATTAGTAATGTCGTCAAAGTATTACTCATTATCATGTTTGTCATAATTGCTTTAGGTAAGGTAGGTATCAGTGTTACCCCGTTTGTTGCTGCAATTGGTGCGGCTTCACTGGGTGCAGGTCTAGCATTGCAAGGCATGTTATCAAACTACGGCTCTGGCCTTGCTATTATTGCAACTCGCCCTTTTATTGTTGGTGATACAATTCAGATCAAAGGTGTTAGCGGTCAAGTTAAACAAATCGAACTAGGACACACTGTTCTCATCAATGAAGAGAAAGTTGAGATAACGATTCCAAACAAACATATTGTTGGAGAAATTTTACACAACTCATTTGAGTACTCTCTTGTCAAAGGTGAAATTGGTATCGCATATCATAGTGACAGCGATGAGGCGATTAATGAGATAGTTAATGTAATTGTGGCTAACGAAAAAGTAGCACAAAGCCCACAACCTCAGGTGGGCATTGAACAGTTTGCCGATAGTGCGGTGATCATTAGTTATCGTTATTGGGTGCCAACCACTCAAATTATCGAAACTAAACTGGCAATTAACAAACAGGTATATCGCGCAATAAAAATGGCTAATATCGATATTCCATTCCCGCAACGTGTTGTCACACTAAAAAATGAACAATAA